The Rhinatrema bivittatum chromosome 4, aRhiBiv1.1, whole genome shotgun sequence genome window below encodes:
- the SRP14 gene encoding signal recognition particle 14 kDa protein isoform X1: MQSRLEFYLNLFLTELTRLFQKCRTTGTVYVTLKKYDGRTKPVPRKGHLESFEPADNKCLLRATDGKRKISTVVSSKEVNKFQMAYSNLLRANMDGLKKKDKKSKSKKSKATQ; encoded by the exons ATGCAATCACGCTTGGAATTTTATTTGAATTTG ttcttGACTGAGCTGACGAGGCTGTTCCAGAAGTGCCGGACCACAGGGACCGTGTACGTCACCCTGAAGAAAT ATGATGGGCGAACAAAGCCAGTTCCACGTAAAGGGCATTTGGAGAGCTTTGAGCCTGCAGATAACAAATGTCTTCTGAGAGCCACAGATGGGAAGAGGAAGATTAGCACAGTG GTCAGTTCCAAAGAAGTGAATAAATTTCAAATG GCTTACTCTAACCTCCTAAGAGCAAACATGGACGGTTTAAAGAAGAAAGACAAGAAGAGCAAAAGCAAGAAAAGTAAAGCTACTCAGTGA
- the SRP14 gene encoding signal recognition particle 14 kDa protein isoform X2 yields MVLLESEQFLTELTRLFQKCRTTGTVYVTLKKYDGRTKPVPRKGHLESFEPADNKCLLRATDGKRKISTVVSSKEVNKFQMAYSNLLRANMDGLKKKDKKSKSKKSKATQ; encoded by the exons ATGGTGCTCTTGGAGAGCGAGCAG ttcttGACTGAGCTGACGAGGCTGTTCCAGAAGTGCCGGACCACAGGGACCGTGTACGTCACCCTGAAGAAAT ATGATGGGCGAACAAAGCCAGTTCCACGTAAAGGGCATTTGGAGAGCTTTGAGCCTGCAGATAACAAATGTCTTCTGAGAGCCACAGATGGGAAGAGGAAGATTAGCACAGTG GTCAGTTCCAAAGAAGTGAATAAATTTCAAATG GCTTACTCTAACCTCCTAAGAGCAAACATGGACGGTTTAAAGAAGAAAGACAAGAAGAGCAAAAGCAAGAAAAGTAAAGCTACTCAGTGA